The segment GTGCGTTATTACGACAAACTATTTCCCGAAAGCCCAATAGAAGCAGGGACAGAGGGTATTCTCTGTGTAGGCTCGATGGACGTAGGTAGGGTAGGAAAAATAGTCATCGACGGCGAAACGGCGACCATTAAATCGCAAACCCTTATCCATAAAACGGGCAATTTGGAGGCACTCGAAGCCACCGAACCCCCCTTCGAGGGCGAAGAGCCGCCCCAAGATTTGGGAGCGCACACTTGGTTAGCAGGCTTTTATACCTTTCGCGACTTTATTTCTCCACACAAAACCGTTGAGGAAATTAAAAATATCTATTGGCAATTTGGCGCACTCGAACAACGCCGCCTTACCCACTTCATCTACCAACTCTATAAAGACTATCCCAATCGTATTGTAGAGGCTGAAAAGGTCAAGGCTTATAGCGAAAAGGGGATTCCGTTGCAAATCGCACGCCTTAATACCGAGCGCATGGAAATCGAGGACTACTACCAATTTCCGCCCAACTACACCTTAGGCGCGATACAATTTGTGCCACGAAAAAGAGAAAGTCCAGACCCCGAAAACGACCCCAGCACAGATGGCTATCTCTTTACCACCATGATAAATGGCATAGAAGAAGAAGGCGAAGGGCTAAATTATTTGCGCGAAGTTTGGCTCTTTGATGCCCGCAACCTGAAAAAAGGTGCGATTTGTATTCTTAGTCACCCCGAATTTAACTTCGGCTTTACCCTTCACCCCCTTTGGGTAGCTGATATAAAAAGCAGTGCAGAAAAAGGCGACCTCAAAACCGAGTATGAGGAAATTATCCAAACCTTAGAAACGGACATCAAACAAGACGTGCAAACGCTTTTTGAAGAGGAGATTTATCCTAACTTCAATAAAAATCTGACTTGGCACAGAAAGCTAAGAGCCGCCCTTGGGGTTTAAATGCCATTCAAACAGTGTTTGAAAATAGAGCGCACAACCTACTAAAAGGAACTTTGGCATTTTTCCTAAAAATCAAGCCCTAAGTAGTGTAAAGTCTATCGCTTAGAAAAACAAAAATTTCGTATCGCGCAGGTCTGCCCTTTGCGATACGAAATAAATTGAATATCTAAATCAGCATACAAGCTAAAACACATCATTTTCACCCTCTTCCATTTCCTCCTCTTCGGGTTCGTCCTCTGGCAGGGGATAGGCGGCAGGGAAGCCCTGCTGTTCGGCGATATATTTACAGACGCTTTCTACTTCGGGGGTGTCTAAAAAGGCACATTGTAGTCGTAAAATGTCTGAACCATTGGAAAGCAGCATATCGCCTTGTCCGATAAGTTGCTCTGCACCGCTGGCATCTAAGATGATGCGCGAATCTATTTTGGAAGTTACGCGGAAAGCCATACGCGCAGGGAAGTTTGCCTTGATAATCCCTGTTACGACATTAACCGAAGGGCGTTGGGTCGCGACAACTAAGTGAATCCCTATGGCACGCGCCATCTGTGCCAAACGCGCAATGGGTTTTTCGGCGGCTTTTCCTGCAATAATCATCAAATCGGCAAGCTCATCAATAACCAAAACGATATAAGGAAGGAAGCGATGATGCTGGTCTTCTTCTAAAAGCCCTGCCAAAAATTTAGCATTGTACTCGCGTACATTCCTACAATCGGCATCGCGAAGTAAATCGTAGCGCAAGTCCATTTCTTTGCAAAGTGCTTCTAAGGTCTTGACCGCCATAGCAGGGTCGGTAACGATAGGGTCGGTATTGGGCAAGTGCGCCAAATAATGTTTCTCTAACTTTGAAAAAAGCGAAAACTCTACCTTTTTAGGGTCTATCATGACGAATTTTATTTCGTCGGGGTGGCGTTTGTAGAGCAAAGATGCCAAAATGACATTGATACCTACCGATTTTCCTTGCCCCGTTGCGCCGCCAATAAGCAGGTGCGGCATCTTGGTTAGGTCGGCTACAAAGACCTCATTGGAGATAGTTTTACCCAAAAGTAGGGGTAGTTCTTTTTTGGTGTGTTGGAAAGCTGGCGTTTCTACTAACGCCCTAAAAGGGACAATTTCGCGGTTTTTATTCGGTACTTCTATGCCGATAGTGCCTTTGCCCGGCATAGGGGCGATAATGCGAATCCCCAAAGCGGAAAGATTAAGGGCAATATCGTCGCCCAAGTTGCGAATTTGGGAAATCTTGACCCCTTCGGCAGGTACAATTTCGTAGAGCGTAACAGTAGGCCCTACCTCTGCCGTTATTTTTTTGATGCGAATTTTGAAGTTTTCCAACGTCTGAACAATCCTATTCTTGACGTTTTCCAAATCTTCCCTATCTATCGGCACTTGCTTTGCGCCATGTGTTTCCAAAATGGTAGTAGGCGGGAGTTGGTAGTCCTTCAAAATGCCGCGTGGGTCGCGATAAAAAACAGGCACTTCGGGCTGTTTCTTTGTGTTTTTCTCCTCTATTTGAGGCTTTTGCTGCACCAAAAGCGAAGCGGCGGCTTCCTCGTCGGTGGCGGATTCTGCCTCATCGTCTTGGGTAGGAAAATCCTCTTTTGGTCTGTTTTTGAGGGTAAATTCGGCGGGCGCACTTTGGGCATTGACTTTTTCGTTTGCCTCCCTGACAATATTAGCGGTCGGATTTTGAGTTGGCTCTTCCTGTGCCTCCTTGATTTGGGCTTCTAATTGCTGCTCGAAAGTGGGTTCTTTTTCGCGCTCTTCGTCCTTTTTGGGGTTGAAAATACCACTAAGCCAGCCCTTTCCTTTTTCCGTTTTGGGCAAATCTTTTGGGGTAGTTTCTTTGGATTGAAAGCCTATTTTTTTGCCTACAAAATCTTCCTCTAAGGGCTTTTCTGGCTTTTTCTGACCTGCTTTCTCAACATTATCTACCGTCTTTTGTGTATTTTCGGGCGTAGAAATGGGGCGTGTGGTGGTGTCTTTTTTGGGGTTAGATTTGTTTTCTGTTTTATTTTCTGACTTACTTTCTGTTTTATTTTTCGGATTGCCCTGCTGATTGTCAAGCGATTTTATAGGATTCTTGTTGTCGTCTTGTGCCTTTTGTGGCTTTTCATTCTGACCCAATAGCGGATTTTGAGTAAAAAGAGCAGCCTTTTTATCAGGATTTGCAGGGCTTCTTTCCTTCTTCGGATTTTGGGTACTATCCTGTTCTTGTAAATCGGTGTTGTTTTTTTCTGCTGTGGCTCGCGTCTTTTGGGTTTCGAAAGGGAGGTCGTCTTGGTCAAAGGCAGGATTTTTTCGCGCTTGTTCGGTCTTGCGGCTTCCCAAATTGCGCAGGGTTTGGAAATTTTGTTGGGAATCTTGCCAAAGGCTATTCCATTCTTCTTTGTAGAAGAAACCAAAAAGGGCTGCCGAAAAAATAAGCAATAAAGGCGTGCCTACGCCTATCATATCGCTCAAAAGGGCTGCCACATGATAGCCAAAACTGCCACAGAAAAATGCCCATTGTGGCTGACTATCAAAAAGATAGACCCCATATCCTAATAAAATACTACCCCAAATAAGCAAAAAAAGTGAGGGTATGCTAATGATACGAAACTTGCGCCATTGGTATCCGAAAGCAAAAATCCAACCTGCATAAAAAAGCAGCGACGGCAAAATGAGCAGCGAACCTACCCCAAAGAGCGAATAAATAAAGAGATGGGCAAGCAACGCACCTGTCAGCCCTACCCAATTTTCGGCTTCTCTGCCTGCCTCGGTGGGCAGGGTGCTAAAAAAGTTTTCGGCTATGCTTTGGTCGGCTTTTCCCGTCCAAAAGAAAGACACAAAGGAGAGGAGCAAAAAGAGCGAAAAAGCAATCAGACCCAAGCCCAAGAGCAAGCGCAAACGGCGGTCTTGCAAGGCAGCCAAGAACGCAAAGCGTGTGGGCGACGTTTGTGAAGCCGTTGAGGTGCTATGATTGGGACGCAAAGGCTCATTGCCGCGATAGGTGTTTTTTTCAAAACTCATAGAAGATGGGTAGCCTAAACAGAAAAGAAAATCAAACAGAAAATAAAAATAGGGTTTAGGTTTCAAAGTTAGGTTTTATTTGGCAATTTTCCTAAGTCGGGGCGGCTTATCCTGCAAAAAAGCTACTTCGGATAGGTTTCGCGCTCCTTTTTTAGACAAAAAGCCTGCTTTTGCACTTTTGGATAGAAATTTTATCGAAAAGCTATTCCATTTTAACGAACTTTCTAAAAAAGAGCCGCTTTTCTTGCATTTCCGCTTTTCTTTTGCCTACAAAAGTTTATACCTTTGCGCGTTGAAAATTTTATCTTCATCTATCAGACAGAACAGAAAAATGGCAGGAGCAAAAATAACAATTCAGAACGGAAAACTAAACGTTCCCAACAACCCCATCATTCCCTTTATCGAGGGCGATGGCACAGGGGCAGACATCTGGAAAGCCTCACAAGCCGTCTTTGAAGCAGCCGTAGAAAAGGCGTATGGCGGCAGCCGTAAAATCGAATGGAAGGAAGTGTTGGCAGGCGAAAAAGCCTTCAATACTGTCGGTTCGTGGCTACCACAAGAAACCTTAGACATTTTTAAAGAATACTTAGTGGGCATCAAAGGCCCCCTTACTACCCCTGTCGGCGGTGGGATTCGCTCTCTCAATGTTGCCTTGCGTCAGGAATTAGACCTATATGCTTGTGTGCGCCCTGTGCGCTATTTCGAGGGTGTTCCTTCTCCTGTCAAGCAGCCTGAACTAACCGATATGGTCATTTTTCGCGAAAATACCGAAGACATCTATGCGGGTATCGAGTGGGAAGCCCAAAGCGAAGGCGCGAAAAAAATCATCAAGTTTATACAGGACGATTTGGGCGTGAAAAACAAAATCCGCTTTCCCGAAACCTCTGCTATCGGTATCAAACCCGTTTCTATTGAAGGAACAGAACGCTTGGTACGCGCAGCCATAGAGTACGCTCTGATTCACAAAAAGCCCTCTGTAACTATCGTACACAAAGGCAACATCATGAAATACACTTCGGGCGGCTTCAAAAAATGGGGCTACGAACTTGCCGAACGCGAATTTGGTGATAAGGTCTTTACTTGGGTAGAATACGACAAAATCAAAGCCGAAAAAGGCGAAGATGCCGCCAATGCCGCCCAAAAAGCAGCCCTACAAGCAGGCAAACTTTTGGTAAAGGATTCTATCGCTGATGCCTTTTTGCAGCAAATTTTGCTCCGCCCTGCCGACTATTCCGTAGTGGCAACGCTCAACCTAAACGGCGACTACATCTCTGATGCCTTAGCTGCCATCGTGGGCGGTATCGGAATTGCCCCTGGTGCCAACATCAACTACGTCAATGGCTCGGCTATCTTTGAAGCCACCCATGGCACTGCGCCCAAATATGCAGGTCTGGATAAAGTCAATCCTTCCTC is part of the Hugenholtzia roseola DSM 9546 genome and harbors:
- a CDS encoding DNA translocase FtsK codes for the protein MSFEKNTYRGNEPLRPNHSTSTASQTSPTRFAFLAALQDRRLRLLLGLGLIAFSLFLLLSFVSFFWTGKADQSIAENFFSTLPTEAGREAENWVGLTGALLAHLFIYSLFGVGSLLILPSLLFYAGWIFAFGYQWRKFRIISIPSLFLLIWGSILLGYGVYLFDSQPQWAFFCGSFGYHVAALLSDMIGVGTPLLLIFSAALFGFFYKEEWNSLWQDSQQNFQTLRNLGSRKTEQARKNPAFDQDDLPFETQKTRATAEKNNTDLQEQDSTQNPKKERSPANPDKKAALFTQNPLLGQNEKPQKAQDDNKNPIKSLDNQQGNPKNKTESKSENKTENKSNPKKDTTTRPISTPENTQKTVDNVEKAGQKKPEKPLEEDFVGKKIGFQSKETTPKDLPKTEKGKGWLSGIFNPKKDEEREKEPTFEQQLEAQIKEAQEEPTQNPTANIVREANEKVNAQSAPAEFTLKNRPKEDFPTQDDEAESATDEEAAASLLVQQKPQIEEKNTKKQPEVPVFYRDPRGILKDYQLPPTTILETHGAKQVPIDREDLENVKNRIVQTLENFKIRIKKITAEVGPTVTLYEIVPAEGVKISQIRNLGDDIALNLSALGIRIIAPMPGKGTIGIEVPNKNREIVPFRALVETPAFQHTKKELPLLLGKTISNEVFVADLTKMPHLLIGGATGQGKSVGINVILASLLYKRHPDEIKFVMIDPKKVEFSLFSKLEKHYLAHLPNTDPIVTDPAMAVKTLEALCKEMDLRYDLLRDADCRNVREYNAKFLAGLLEEDQHHRFLPYIVLVIDELADLMIIAGKAAEKPIARLAQMARAIGIHLVVATQRPSVNVVTGIIKANFPARMAFRVTSKIDSRIILDASGAEQLIGQGDMLLSNGSDILRLQCAFLDTPEVESVCKYIAEQQGFPAAYPLPEDEPEEEEMEEGENDVF
- the icd gene encoding NADP-dependent isocitrate dehydrogenase, with the protein product MAIFLSRGGLSCKKATSDRFRAPFLDKKPAFALLDRNFIEKLFHFNELSKKEPLFLHFRFSFAYKSLYLCALKILSSSIRQNRKMAGAKITIQNGKLNVPNNPIIPFIEGDGTGADIWKASQAVFEAAVEKAYGGSRKIEWKEVLAGEKAFNTVGSWLPQETLDIFKEYLVGIKGPLTTPVGGGIRSLNVALRQELDLYACVRPVRYFEGVPSPVKQPELTDMVIFRENTEDIYAGIEWEAQSEGAKKIIKFIQDDLGVKNKIRFPETSAIGIKPVSIEGTERLVRAAIEYALIHKKPSVTIVHKGNIMKYTSGGFKKWGYELAEREFGDKVFTWVEYDKIKAEKGEDAANAAQKAALQAGKLLVKDSIADAFLQQILLRPADYSVVATLNLNGDYISDALAAIVGGIGIAPGANINYVNGSAIFEATHGTAPKYAGLDKVNPSSVILSGVMMFEYMGWQEAADLITKGLEGAIASKRVTYDFERLMEGATLVSCSGFGQEIIKNM